The Astatotilapia calliptera chromosome 14, fAstCal1.2, whole genome shotgun sequence genome includes a region encoding these proteins:
- the golim4a gene encoding Golgi integral membrane protein 4a — protein MGNGVCSRRQRRIFQCLLLVTVVCGVMYGGMMSYEMHKQLKRTEAMALKYQQHQESLSAQLQVVYEHRSRLEKSLQKERLEHKKAKDDYLVYKIEAQQSLNREKQESNGKYNSLQVQHQMLKNQHEDLKRQYYDLHEQHQVQGKDHSRLLGEHKERYDKLQEAKEIEVSQLKESVVNLREENKQLRKAHHDIHVQLQDAQIHHQDLKAAHDHLALTLEDHKSALAAAQAQVNEYKQLKETLQKAPSMAQHAQANAHEDQQAHWNTDSRANEAHAHSEVQSHSTVTQHAPSEKDEDREGEAERRRELAEEEMAQAGQPQKLEEDPDQLQDEQQEEEQEPEHEEENENALDRRKRQPQMDPPVNLHPEDQLQHKVPPQVQHLKSAYEQQQEQQRLQAQRAEEGRQIQRRQEALQAERERVLKDREQRLKVEQEREQQQHREADRREQILREEHERKRTEYENVDNDIREDDGHAEVDEERDVHMLHEQEAEENRETDHRVPPHQQGDIDGDLNPEDDPNNQGEDEFDEAEDARLPHRAAEADENAAEEEEEPAAPAQHIQMHQNLKPTVEEELVIAGNPDQQEDTLDDQYQEEAEDEAQEDIAGGQKRDEEGEDQYKKENRDQDKGKNHEGPRMDGDHRNDAKNNEDVNYEEEEEEDADKGNDQRAEM, from the exons TGGTGTATGAGCATCGCTCCAGGTTGGAGAAGAGTCTTCAGAAGGAGAGGTTGGAGCACAAAAAGGCCAAAGACG atTATCTGGTTTATAAGATCGAAGCGCAGCAATCATTGAACAGAGAGAAG CAAGAATCAAACGGCAAATACAACTCCTTACAAGTCCAACATCAGATGTTAAAG AATCAGCACGAGGACCTGAAGAGGCAGTATTATGATCTGCACGAGCAGCACCAAGTCCAGGGCAAGGATCACAGCCGGCTGCTGGGTGAACACAAGGAGCGCTACGATAAACTTCAGGAGGCCAAAGAGATAGAAGTCTCCCAGCTCAAAG AGAGTGTTGTTAACCTAAGAGAGGAAAATAAACAACTGAGGAAAGCCCATCATGACATTCACGTGCAGCTACAGGACGCCCAG ATCCACCATCAGGACCTGAAGGCAGCCCACGATCACCTCGCACTGACGCTGGAAGACCACAAGAGTGCGCTGGCTGCAGCTCAG GCACAGGTGAATGAATACAAACAGCTCAAGGAGACCCTGCAAAAGGCACCCAGCATGGCACAACATGCACAAGCCAACGCACATGAAGATCAGCAGGCTCACTGGAACACTGATTCAAGG GCCAATGAAGCGCACGCCCACTCTGAGGTCCAGTCCCACTCCACTGTAACCCAGCACGCCCCGTCTGAGAAAGACgaggacagagagggagaggcagagaggaggagggagctgGCAGAGGAGGAGATGGCCCAAGCTGGACAGCCTcagaagctggaggaggacCCAGACCAGCTACAGgatgagcagcaggaggaagagcaggagcCAGAACATGAAGAAGAGAATGAGAACGCATTGGACCGACGGAAACGCCAGCCACAgatg GATCCTCCTGTGAATCTGCATCCGGAGGACCAGCTGCAGCACAAGGTGCCCCCCCAGGTTCAGCATCTAAAGTCAGCCtatgagcagcagcaggagcagcagcggctgcaGGCTCAGAGGGCAGAGGAGGGCAGGCAGATCCAGAGGCGGCAGGAGGCCCTCCAGGCCGAGAGGGAGAGGGTGCTGAAGGACAGGGAGCAGAGGCTGAAGGTGGAGCAGGAacgtgagcagcagcagcacagggagGCCGACAGACGGGAGCAGATCCTGAGAGAAGAACACGAGAG GAAGAGGACTGAATACGAGAATGTGGACAATGATATTCGAGAAGACGACGGTCACGCTGAGGTTGATGAAG AGAGAGACGTTCATATGCTGCACGAGCAGGAGGCGGAGGAGAATCGAGAGACGGATCACAGAGTGCCGCCACATCAGCAG GGTGACATAGACGGTGACTTGAACCCTGAGGACGACCCCAACAACCAGGGAGAGGATGAGTTTGACGAGGCCGAGGACGCCCGGCTGCCGCACCGCGCTGCCGAAGCAGATGAAAATGCggctgaagaggaagaggagcctGCAGCGCCGGCCCAGCACATTCAAATGCATCAAAACCTCAAACCGACTGTGGAGGAGGAACTGGTG ATAGCTGGAAATCCAGACCAGCAAGAGGACACACTGGATGACCAGTACCAGGAGGAAGCGGAAGATGAG GCCCAGGAGGACATAGCTGGTGGACAGAAGAGAGATGAGGAGGGAGAGGATCAATATAAAAAAGAGAACAGAGACCAG GATAAAGGTAAAAACCATGAAGGGCCAAGAATGGACGGGGATCACAGAAATGATGCCAAGAATAACGAGGACGTGAATtacgaggaggaagaggaggaggatgcagacAAGGGAAACGATCAAAGGGCAGAAATGTAG
- the serpini1 gene encoding neuroserpin, which yields MLILDVLSPLLLLSILLPGYGCRAADIPEDTTSEFSVRLYQRLQAAGGQDNIIFSPLSVAVALGMVELGARGASLEEIRQAVGFSHLLPGVEFSLLQNLTAALLDDDSHYVIRFANSLFLQEDVTFNPEFLHLMKKYFRADVETVDFSESSAVAEQINKWVENHTDSKIRALLSADDFSSVTRLTLVNAVYFRGSWKNQFRPENTRTFSFSRDDGSEVQTLMMYQQGDFYYGEFSDGSQEAGGVYQVLEMPYEGEDMSMMIVLPRQEVPLASLEPIIKAPLLEEWANNVKRQKVEIYLPRFKVEQKIDLKDTLQELGIKNIFTNNADLSAMTDVEDLYIGKAVQKAYLEVTEEGAEGAVGSGMIALTRTLVLYPQVMADHPFFFIIRNRRTGSILFMGRVMTPEIIDPNDHAFDSM from the exons ATGTTGATCCTGGACGTTTTGTccccgctcctcctcctctccatcctgtTGCCGGGCTACGGTTGCCGTGCGGCTGACATTCCAGAGGACACTACATCAGAGTTCTCGGTCAGACTGTACCAAAGGCTGCAGGCAGCAGGGGGTCAAGACAACATCATTTTCTCCCCGCTGAGCGTGGCCGTGGCCCTGGGCATGGTGGAGCTGGGAGCCAGGGGGGCTTCACTAGAGGAGATACGACAGGCTGTCGGATTCAGCCATCTGCTGCCAG GTGTCGAGTTCTCCTTGCTCCAGAACCTGACAGCGGCCCTGTTGGATGATGACAGCCACTATGTGATCCGATTTGCCAACAGCCTGTTTTTGCAGGAAGATGTCACCTTTAACCCAGAGTTTCTGCATTTGATGAAGAAGTACTTCCGAGCTGACGTGGAAACGGTTGACTTCAGCGAATCGTCTGCCGTGGCTGAGCAGATCAACAAATGGGTGGAGAATCACACCGACA GTAAAATCCGGGCTCTGCTCTCAGCCGATGACTTCAGCAGCGTGACCCGTCTGACCCTGGTGAACGCAGTTTATTTCAGAGGCTCCTGGAAAAACCAGTTCAGGCCGGAGAACACCAGGACCTTTTCCTTCAGCAGAGATGACGGCTCTGAAGTCCAGACACTCATGATGTACCAGCAGGGAGACTTCTACTATG GCGAATTCAGTGACGGCTCACAGGAGGCCGGCGGTGTGTACCAGGTGTTGGAAATGCCCTACGAGGGAGAGGACATGTCCATGATGATCGTTCTTCCTCGGCAGGAAGTACCTCTGGCCTCCCTGGAGCCCATCATTAAAGCGCCGCTGCTGGAGGAGTGGGCTAACAATGTCAAACGACAGAAGGTGGAAATCTACCTACCGAG GTTTAAGGTGGAGCAGAAGATCGATCTGAAGGACACTCTGCAGGAACTGGGAATAAAGAACATCTTCACCAACAATGCTGATCTCTCTGCCATGACAG ATGTTGAGGATCTGTACATTGGGAAAGCGGTGCAGAAGGCCTACCTGGAGGTGACAGAGGAGGGGGCAGAGGGAGCTGTTGGTTCag GAATGATTGCCCTGACCAGGACTCTGGTCCTGTACCCACAGGTCATGGCTGATCACCCATTCTTCTTCATTATCAGAAACAGGAGAACAG GGTCCATCCTCTTCATGGGCAGAGTCATGACTCCTGAGATCATCGATCCCAACGACCATGCCTTTGACTCCATGTAA
- the LOC113036754 gene encoding uncharacterized protein LOC113036754 isoform X2 codes for MVNNNGQLPSSRFQFALWHGLEQCDVTGDQLTCPRVREGPSEDELHLKERGGICLERGRSRRREEQGQRWEERLQENWENCLELNLSYQDLGDPFQQENFLRILRRLIRVEKLQLIDNSLTSLSSVRLPRCRVLNLHRNHLVCLRQLPKLPAVEHLCLSENAIGSLGGLGALGNSPLRSLNLTRNPVTFTQDYRARVFSCLPNLEVLDGIPKLPEDLLPPSLLLPETSRMCNIL; via the exons ATGGTCAACAACAATGGTCAG CTTCCATCAAGTCGGTTCCAGTTTGCATTGTGGCATGGCCTGGAGCAGTGTGATGTCACAGGTGACCAGCTGACGTGCCCCAGGGTTAGAGAAG GGCCATCAGAAGATGAGTTACATCTAAAAGAGAGGGGTGGCATCTGTttggagagagggaggagcagGAGAAGAGAGGAACAAGGACAGAGATGGGAGGAGAGGCTTCAAGAGAACTGGGAAAACTGTCTG GAGTTAAATTTGTCCTATCAGGACTTGGGTGATCCCTTCCAGCAAGAAAATTTCCTCCGAATCCTCCGCCGGTTGATCCGAGTGGAGAAACTTCAACTGATTGACAACTCCCTCACCAGCCTGAGTTCTGTACGTCTGCCAAG GTGCAGAGTGTTAAACCTGCACCGTAACCACCTGGTGTGTCTGCGTCAGCTGCCAAAGCTCCCCGCAGTGGAGCACCTTTGTCTGTCTGAGAACGCCATTGGTTCCCTGGGGGGACTGGGAGCTCTGGGGAACAGCCCACTCCGTTCCCTGAACCTGACCCGCAACCCAGTGACCTTCACTCAGGACTACCGTGCACG tgttttctcctgtttgccAAATCTCGAGGTCCTGGATGGAATCCCCAAGCTGCCAGAAGACTTGCTGCCCCCCAGTTTACTGCTCCCAGAAACCAGCAGGATGTGTAATATTTTGTGA
- the LOC113036754 gene encoding uncharacterized protein LOC113036754 isoform X1, translating into MSESSSGVNTLTGSFPKSHSSHGSEFRVTGTPLSVDQSPDSGLVSTPLPSSRFQFALWHGLEQCDVTGDQLTCPRVREGPSEDELHLKERGGICLERGRSRRREEQGQRWEERLQENWENCLELNLSYQDLGDPFQQENFLRILRRLIRVEKLQLIDNSLTSLSSVRLPRCRVLNLHRNHLVCLRQLPKLPAVEHLCLSENAIGSLGGLGALGNSPLRSLNLTRNPVTFTQDYRARVFSCLPNLEVLDGIPKLPEDLLPPSLLLPETSRMCNIL; encoded by the exons atgtcagaaag CTCTTCAGGTGTGAACACACTCACTGGCAGTTTCCCCAAATCCCACTCATCCCATGGCTCTGAATTCAGGGTTACAGGCACACCTCTGTCTGTGGACCAAAGTCCTGACTCTGGACTAGTATCTACACCC CTTCCATCAAGTCGGTTCCAGTTTGCATTGTGGCATGGCCTGGAGCAGTGTGATGTCACAGGTGACCAGCTGACGTGCCCCAGGGTTAGAGAAG GGCCATCAGAAGATGAGTTACATCTAAAAGAGAGGGGTGGCATCTGTttggagagagggaggagcagGAGAAGAGAGGAACAAGGACAGAGATGGGAGGAGAGGCTTCAAGAGAACTGGGAAAACTGTCTG GAGTTAAATTTGTCCTATCAGGACTTGGGTGATCCCTTCCAGCAAGAAAATTTCCTCCGAATCCTCCGCCGGTTGATCCGAGTGGAGAAACTTCAACTGATTGACAACTCCCTCACCAGCCTGAGTTCTGTACGTCTGCCAAG GTGCAGAGTGTTAAACCTGCACCGTAACCACCTGGTGTGTCTGCGTCAGCTGCCAAAGCTCCCCGCAGTGGAGCACCTTTGTCTGTCTGAGAACGCCATTGGTTCCCTGGGGGGACTGGGAGCTCTGGGGAACAGCCCACTCCGTTCCCTGAACCTGACCCGCAACCCAGTGACCTTCACTCAGGACTACCGTGCACG tgttttctcctgtttgccAAATCTCGAGGTCCTGGATGGAATCCCCAAGCTGCCAGAAGACTTGCTGCCCCCCAGTTTACTGCTCCCAGAAACCAGCAGGATGTGTAATATTTTGTGA